From Verrucomicrobiota bacterium JB022, one genomic window encodes:
- a CDS encoding SelT/SelW/SelH family protein, which translates to MSTPARPVVEIHFCPGCRWWLRAGYTAQELFATFGGELAEVRIISAEQGTYVIKLDGQTIWDRRVDNGFPEIADLKRRIRDLTAPDRELGHLDRSKAEA; encoded by the coding sequence ATGAGCACCCCTGCCCGCCCCGTCGTCGAAATCCACTTTTGCCCCGGCTGCCGCTGGTGGCTGCGCGCTGGCTACACCGCGCAAGAGCTGTTTGCCACCTTTGGCGGCGAGCTGGCGGAGGTGCGCATCATCTCCGCCGAGCAGGGCACGTATGTGATCAAGCTCGATGGCCAGACGATCTGGGACCGCCGCGTCGACAACGGCTTCCCCGAAATCGCCGACCTCAAGCGCCGCATCCGCGACCTCACCGCCCCCGACCGCGAGCTGGGCCATCTCGACCGCAGCAAGGCCGAGGCGTAG
- a CDS encoding DUF2326 domain-containing protein, which yields MLAEIRCSKFRRNPAQFKSGLNVITGDNVATNSIGKSTFLMVVDFVFGGNTFLSTNADVISELGHHKYLFKFRFDNREFYFFRDTGNPDRVFQCGSDYTSEGSIDVKEFREFLQKHYNLSPTGLSFRSIASLFTRVWGRDNLNPKRPLDPAPKARGSDSIEFLLKLYLSYNSIEPLATQYHHHEDKKNAIKKAQKQRVIPQISKTAYTISTKRKQTIDEEFSEIRKELSRSSLSISKLSSKEVKEIKFQKDDLTQSKIKLESRLNRATRSLKESRYITSKTFKPLKELFPGLDTERLSQVEEFHSAISRILKKEIEESIMSLTVAVNTIDEEINRLDDKLSSLLKDLDNPKPIIDKVYSLAREHEYISSTTQFYEALVKHEAESKKFKIELQEETNRQLSNIQNLINEEIQTLTAQLYGEQKKSPHITLNTNNYTFDVFEDTGTGTAYANLILLDLSVASTANIPVLIHDSVLFKNIENMAVSRILQAYNTLKTQIFISIDETDKYGEAAMRIIDANRVLDLSNTSVLYTKDWRRKPQEAPNSGPTRI from the coding sequence ATGCTAGCCGAAATTCGATGCAGTAAATTCAGACGCAACCCAGCACAATTCAAAAGTGGGCTGAATGTCATCACCGGAGACAATGTCGCAACCAATTCAATCGGTAAGTCTACGTTTTTAATGGTAGTCGATTTCGTATTTGGAGGAAACACCTTCCTAAGCACAAACGCAGACGTCATATCTGAACTAGGCCACCATAAATATTTATTCAAGTTCCGATTCGACAATAGAGAATTTTATTTTTTCAGGGATACTGGAAATCCGGATCGCGTGTTCCAGTGCGGTTCAGATTACACTTCTGAGGGATCAATTGATGTAAAAGAATTTCGTGAATTTTTGCAGAAACACTACAACCTAAGCCCTACGGGCCTCTCATTTAGATCGATAGCATCACTTTTCACAAGAGTCTGGGGAAGGGACAACCTTAACCCCAAAAGGCCTCTCGACCCTGCACCCAAAGCGCGGGGGAGTGACTCCATTGAATTTCTACTGAAGCTTTATTTAAGTTATAACTCAATCGAGCCATTAGCAACGCAATATCACCACCACGAAGATAAAAAGAATGCCATCAAGAAAGCACAGAAGCAAAGGGTAATTCCTCAAATCAGCAAAACTGCCTATACAATAAGCACAAAACGAAAGCAAACAATCGATGAAGAATTCTCTGAGATTAGAAAAGAATTATCAAGATCATCGTTAAGCATATCTAAGCTATCCTCAAAAGAAGTAAAAGAGATTAAATTCCAAAAAGACGATCTCACTCAATCAAAAATCAAACTTGAATCCCGCCTCAATCGCGCAACCCGCTCACTCAAAGAAAGTCGTTATATTACCAGCAAAACCTTCAAGCCGCTCAAGGAGCTGTTTCCAGGTTTGGATACAGAAAGGCTATCCCAAGTCGAGGAATTTCATTCCGCAATATCTCGCATCCTCAAAAAGGAAATTGAGGAGTCGATTATGTCACTGACAGTAGCCGTCAACACCATAGATGAAGAAATCAATCGCTTGGATGACAAATTGTCTTCGCTTTTAAAAGATTTAGACAACCCCAAGCCAATCATCGACAAAGTTTACAGCCTAGCTCGTGAACACGAGTACATATCATCTACCACTCAATTCTACGAGGCGCTAGTCAAACACGAAGCTGAATCCAAGAAATTCAAAATCGAATTACAAGAAGAAACCAACAGGCAACTATCAAATATTCAGAACCTCATAAATGAAGAAATACAAACCCTGACCGCTCAACTCTACGGAGAGCAGAAGAAAAGCCCTCACATAACACTGAACACAAACAACTACACCTTTGATGTCTTTGAAGATACAGGAACCGGAACTGCTTATGCAAACCTGATACTATTAGACTTATCAGTAGCTTCAACCGCAAACATCCCCGTCCTTATACACGACTCTGTTTTATTTAAGAATATTGAAAACATGGCGGTTTCAAGGATACTTCAAGCCTACAACACCCTTAAAACTCAAATTTTCATTTCTATAGATGAAACCGACAAATATGGTGAAGCAGCTATGCGCATCATAGATGCAAATCGTGTTTTGGATCTTTCAAATACCAGTGTTCTGTACACGAAGGATTGGAGAAGAAAACCCCAAGAAGCACCAAACAGTGGGCCCACTCGGATTTGA
- a CDS encoding HNH endonuclease signature motif containing protein, with protein sequence MGKSGRKSLSEPTKIKLLAQARSSCPKCDLALFYQKNGRTNGHYEIAHIYPLNPTKEEAELLKDEERLGDGDPNHEDNLIPLCPNCHTIFDKPRTIDEYRSLLSIKKEFIHLEDRISLYRDSTLEKSIGKVINLLYLASEEDLTSSLNYNAKTIDNKINNDIQKPTIRKIKHNVSDYYEVITNHLKALETTEPNSTTIIATQVRAFFLQLRRKNFSKQQIYYSIVDWIKTKTKSENMEAAEILTSYYIQNCEIFE encoded by the coding sequence ATGGGAAAAAGCGGCAGAAAGTCTTTATCAGAACCTACTAAAATCAAGCTGCTTGCACAAGCAAGGTCGAGTTGCCCAAAGTGTGACTTAGCTTTGTTTTACCAAAAGAACGGCAGAACTAACGGTCATTACGAGATAGCTCACATCTACCCACTAAATCCGACAAAGGAGGAGGCCGAACTCTTAAAGGATGAAGAGCGACTAGGAGATGGCGATCCAAATCACGAAGATAATTTAATACCTTTGTGTCCGAATTGCCATACGATTTTTGACAAGCCAAGAACAATAGATGAATACAGAAGCCTGCTCAGCATTAAGAAGGAATTCATTCACCTCGAAGACCGAATAAGCTTATACAGAGATAGCACCTTAGAAAAATCTATAGGAAAAGTGATAAACCTTCTATATTTAGCATCCGAAGAGGACCTTACAAGCAGTCTTAACTACAACGCAAAAACAATCGACAATAAAATAAATAATGATATCCAAAAGCCAACAATCCGAAAAATAAAACATAACGTCTCAGACTACTATGAGGTTATCACAAATCACCTAAAAGCTCTTGAAACTACCGAACCAAATTCAACTACAATAATTGCCACACAAGTTAGAGCGTTTTTCCTCCAACTAAGACGAAAGAATTTTTCAAAGCAACAAATCTACTACAGCATTGTTGACTGGATTAAAACAAAAACCAAATCGGAGAACATGGAAGCTGCAGAAATATTGACGTCTTACTACATCCAAAACTGCGAAATATTCGAATGA
- a CDS encoding glycoside hydrolase family 28 protein — protein sequence MFRPFLQSVLLVAGAWFAHAASAQDQDIIFEAESGKVTAPYEVGRDGEASEGRYVYAPKSVPMAQERSQSKGQVVYEVEVPADGTYELWAKVFTPGKPRVREDSYYVSFAGRDLVWRVHDWADNWVWRRFTTEDVTENISFDLTKGKHRLVLGHRSSETMLDQLKLVPAGQADAFAGIDPSEIRAKDTQRYTNLSPYFDMPDLEVPNIPDRDFDVRDFGAKGDGTTMNTHAIADAIAAAVKAGGGRIVIPEGQWLTGPIHLKSNTELHVSKGATVLFSKNRDDYLPVVFSRWEGMELWNYSAPIYVYGATNVAITGEGLLNGQGEAWWEWKTTKQKEAAPALYQMVVDGVPPNERIFGDKFEGLRPSFVQFVSCRRVLIENVTFTNGPMWTIHPIYVNEMIVRGVKVKTVGPNNDGINPDSTQNILIEDSYFSTGDDCIVLKAGLNEDGWRVGRPTENVVIRRIYGNEGHGGIVVGSEMSGSVRNVYAHDSVFVGTDRGIRVKSMRGRGGVVENFWVERLRMKDMGGQAIRLNEFYGSSTVQPLTDVPPSFRNFTFRDIECDGAARAIEMIGLSEMPIRNITLENMRIKANQGFITTDSADITIRNVHIAPEKGPAFEIVRSHDITIAGSEQPTADAPFLVVRGKESSDITLSQVKLADTEKKAIAFEDSAKKSAVTVE from the coding sequence ATGTTCCGCCCCTTCCTCCAATCCGTTCTCCTCGTGGCGGGTGCGTGGTTCGCCCATGCGGCCAGCGCCCAGGATCAAGACATCATCTTCGAAGCTGAAAGCGGCAAAGTCACCGCGCCCTATGAAGTGGGCCGCGACGGCGAAGCCTCCGAAGGCCGCTACGTCTACGCCCCCAAGAGCGTGCCGATGGCCCAGGAGCGCAGCCAGTCCAAAGGCCAGGTGGTCTACGAAGTCGAAGTGCCCGCCGATGGCACTTACGAGCTGTGGGCCAAGGTGTTCACGCCCGGCAAGCCCCGGGTTCGCGAAGACTCCTACTATGTCAGCTTTGCCGGTCGCGACCTCGTGTGGCGCGTGCACGACTGGGCCGACAACTGGGTCTGGCGCCGCTTCACGACCGAAGACGTGACCGAGAACATCTCGTTTGACCTGACCAAGGGCAAGCACCGCCTCGTGCTCGGCCACCGCTCGTCGGAAACGATGCTCGACCAGCTCAAGCTCGTGCCTGCCGGCCAGGCCGACGCCTTTGCCGGCATCGACCCCTCCGAGATCCGCGCCAAGGACACCCAGCGCTACACCAACCTGTCGCCCTACTTCGACATGCCCGACCTCGAAGTGCCCAACATCCCCGACCGCGACTTCGACGTGCGCGACTTCGGGGCCAAGGGCGACGGCACCACGATGAACACCCATGCCATTGCCGACGCCATTGCCGCAGCGGTCAAGGCCGGCGGCGGCCGCATCGTCATCCCCGAAGGCCAGTGGCTGACCGGCCCCATTCACCTCAAGAGCAATACGGAGCTCCACGTGTCGAAGGGTGCCACCGTGCTCTTCAGCAAAAACCGCGACGACTACCTGCCCGTCGTGTTCTCGCGCTGGGAAGGCATGGAGCTGTGGAACTACAGCGCGCCCATCTACGTCTACGGCGCCACCAACGTCGCCATCACGGGAGAAGGCCTGCTCAACGGCCAGGGCGAAGCCTGGTGGGAGTGGAAGACGACCAAGCAGAAGGAAGCCGCCCCCGCGCTCTACCAGATGGTGGTCGACGGCGTGCCGCCCAACGAACGCATCTTTGGTGACAAGTTCGAAGGCCTGCGCCCCAGCTTCGTGCAGTTCGTCTCCTGCCGCCGCGTGCTGATCGAAAACGTCACCTTTACCAACGGCCCGATGTGGACGATCCACCCGATCTACGTCAACGAGATGATCGTGCGCGGCGTGAAGGTGAAGACCGTCGGCCCCAACAACGACGGCATCAACCCCGACTCGACGCAGAACATCCTGATCGAAGACAGCTACTTCTCCACCGGCGACGACTGCATCGTGCTCAAGGCCGGCCTCAATGAAGACGGCTGGCGCGTGGGCCGCCCGACCGAAAATGTCGTCATCCGCCGCATCTACGGCAACGAAGGCCACGGCGGCATCGTCGTCGGCAGCGAAATGTCGGGCAGCGTGCGCAACGTCTACGCGCACGACAGCGTCTTCGTCGGCACCGACCGCGGCATCCGCGTCAAGTCCATGCGCGGCCGCGGCGGCGTGGTCGAAAACTTCTGGGTCGAGCGCCTGCGCATGAAAGACATGGGCGGCCAGGCCATCCGCCTCAACGAGTTCTACGGCAGCAGCACCGTGCAGCCCCTGACCGACGTGCCCCCCTCGTTCCGCAACTTCACCTTCCGCGACATCGAGTGCGACGGCGCGGCCCGCGCGATCGAGATGATCGGCCTCTCCGAGATGCCCATCCGCAACATCACGCTCGAGAACATGCGCATCAAGGCCAACCAAGGCTTCATCACCACCGACAGCGCCGACATCACCATCCGCAACGTCCACATCGCGCCCGAAAAAGGCCCGGCTTTCGAAATCGTGCGCAGCCACGACATCACCATCGCCGGCAGCGAGCAACCCACCGCCGACGCGCCCTTCCTCGTCGTGCGCGGCAAGGAATCCAGCGACATCACGCTCAGCCAGGTCAAGCTCGCCGACACCGAGAAAAAAGCCATCGCCTTCGAAGACAGCGCGAAGAAATCCGCCGTCACCGTCGAGTAG
- a CDS encoding AraC family transcriptional regulator, with the protein MEDRFKLHGQVLRRLEDLGLSPAAVLRHAGLPLSLFDQDVVAVNTAQMFALWTAMTELSQRPDIGLAFGSQNQIEHYDPLIIAALYARSFRDAIQRLARYKQLVCPEEVHVEERDGEAAVSFIWLLKDAPEPPSLMDMCFASMMMLLQRGTGQPLRPVRLEMRRPEAHRELYERHFGCSVRFNAGHDALIFHSADLDRPFLTHNPEIFRMLGPQLEQELAAKLAERTLPERVKGVIKRLLAGERPTIGRVSRELGMSARTLQRRLAAEGRTFQEVLEAARRELARHYLLHSSLELNETAFLLGYGDANSFFRAFQQWEGESPGRWRSAQRGVAV; encoded by the coding sequence ATGGAAGACCGCTTCAAGCTCCACGGCCAGGTCTTGCGCCGCCTCGAAGACCTCGGCCTCTCGCCCGCCGCCGTATTGCGCCACGCCGGCCTGCCGCTGAGCCTGTTCGACCAGGATGTGGTCGCAGTAAACACCGCCCAGATGTTTGCCCTCTGGACGGCGATGACGGAGCTGAGCCAGCGGCCCGACATCGGCCTCGCCTTCGGCAGCCAAAACCAGATCGAGCACTACGACCCGCTGATCATCGCCGCGCTCTACGCCCGCTCTTTCCGCGACGCGATCCAGCGGCTGGCGCGCTACAAACAGCTCGTCTGCCCCGAAGAGGTGCACGTGGAGGAGCGCGACGGCGAGGCAGCGGTGTCGTTTATCTGGCTGCTCAAGGATGCGCCGGAGCCCCCCAGCCTCATGGACATGTGCTTTGCCTCCATGATGATGCTGCTCCAGCGCGGCACCGGCCAGCCCCTGCGCCCCGTGCGGCTGGAGATGCGCCGCCCGGAGGCCCACCGGGAGCTCTACGAGCGGCACTTTGGGTGCAGCGTGCGCTTCAATGCCGGCCACGATGCGCTGATCTTCCACAGCGCCGACCTCGACCGGCCCTTCCTCACCCACAACCCGGAGATCTTTCGCATGTTGGGGCCGCAACTGGAGCAAGAGCTGGCCGCCAAGCTGGCCGAACGCACCCTGCCCGAGCGCGTGAAGGGCGTGATCAAGCGCCTCCTCGCCGGCGAGCGCCCCACCATCGGCCGTGTGAGCCGCGAACTGGGCATGAGCGCCCGCACCCTCCAGCGCCGCCTCGCCGCAGAGGGCCGCACCTTTCAGGAAGTGCTCGAAGCCGCCCGCCGCGAGCTGGCCCGCCACTACCTGCTTCACTCGTCGCTCGAGCTCAACGAAACCGCCTTCCTCCTCGGCTACGGCGACGCCAACTCCTTCTTCCGCGCCTTTCAGCAATGGGAAGGCGAATCCCCCGGCCGCTGGAGGTCGGCGCAGCGTGGGGTGGCGGTGTAG
- a CDS encoding SDR family oxidoreductase, protein MSQDNIQGKTVVITGASSGIGEAIARRLAKAGANVVLGARRQDRLDALVKELEAAGGKAIARATDVTKADDLEALVQAAIDTYGRIDVLVNNAGLMPLSPLEEKRLDEWNQMVDVNIKGVLYGIAAALPHMKAQQSGHIINVSSVAGHVVFPSSAVYCGTKFAVRAITEGLRQEAKPYLRTTIISPGAVESELLDGVKHGATKEALSGIAALRIPADSIARAVAYAIDEDPAVDVNEVLVRPTAQQL, encoded by the coding sequence ATGAGCCAAGACAATATCCAAGGAAAAACCGTCGTCATCACCGGAGCCAGCAGCGGTATCGGCGAAGCCATCGCTCGCCGCCTCGCGAAGGCCGGGGCCAACGTCGTGCTCGGCGCGCGCCGCCAAGACCGCCTCGACGCCCTCGTGAAGGAACTCGAAGCCGCCGGTGGCAAGGCCATCGCCCGCGCCACCGACGTCACCAAAGCGGACGACCTCGAAGCCCTCGTGCAAGCCGCGATCGACACCTACGGCCGCATCGACGTGCTGGTAAACAACGCCGGCCTCATGCCCCTCTCCCCGCTCGAAGAGAAGCGCCTCGACGAGTGGAACCAGATGGTGGACGTAAACATCAAGGGTGTGCTCTACGGCATCGCCGCCGCCCTGCCCCACATGAAGGCCCAGCAGAGCGGCCACATCATCAACGTGTCGTCGGTGGCCGGGCACGTGGTGTTCCCCAGCAGCGCCGTCTACTGCGGCACCAAGTTTGCCGTGCGCGCCATCACCGAAGGCCTGCGCCAGGAAGCCAAGCCCTACCTGCGCACAACGATCATCAGCCCCGGCGCGGTGGAGTCCGAATTGCTCGACGGCGTGAAGCACGGCGCGACCAAGGAGGCCCTCAGTGGCATTGCCGCCCTGCGCATCCCCGCCGACTCGATCGCCCGCGCCGTAGCCTATGCCATCGACGAAGACCCGGCGGTCGACGTAAACGAGGTGCTCGTGCGCCCGACCGCCCAGCAGCTGTAA
- a CDS encoding aminotransferase class V-fold PLP-dependent enzyme, with the protein MEASTHTTGNGQALVAPPRHLTRKQFLATLGLGALGAKLGFAAPAPEAGISPANWREVAGMFSFSSGIAPMNAANLCPSFDAVEAKVFEVTRNLNRDVSFNNRAKFAGIVQKARAALADYLNVGPGDVAFVRNTSEANSIINNGFPLGPGDQVLLWTENHTTNYLAWEKRQERFGFEIKRVELPWKTPPSKSAVVEFFRRQIEPGKTKLFTFTEVSNVSGLKLPAKELCEMAHEFDVFVHVDGAQSWGALDLDLADMGCDSFSASAHKWFCGPKEVGILYVKKEHAPKIWQYNFGYGAEPGATVDATDARRFETLGQRDDAALAGMAEAIRLHRAIGKRAVHDRVVFLADRLKQGLLKNGANLVTPESSEFSHGVVIVEVPEARRAEVANAMYEQYGIACAPTGGLRICPHIYNTEAQVDRAIAGVKALV; encoded by the coding sequence ATGGAAGCATCAACGCATACTACTGGCAATGGACAGGCCCTCGTGGCCCCGCCGCGTCATCTGACGCGCAAGCAATTTCTCGCCACCCTCGGCCTCGGCGCCCTGGGGGCCAAACTGGGCTTCGCGGCCCCGGCACCGGAGGCAGGCATTTCTCCGGCGAATTGGCGGGAGGTGGCGGGCATGTTCAGCTTCAGCTCCGGCATTGCGCCGATGAATGCCGCCAACCTCTGCCCCTCGTTCGATGCGGTGGAGGCGAAGGTCTTTGAAGTGACGCGCAACCTCAACCGCGACGTGTCCTTCAACAACCGTGCGAAGTTTGCGGGCATCGTCCAGAAGGCCCGTGCCGCGCTGGCGGACTACCTCAACGTGGGCCCCGGCGATGTCGCCTTCGTGCGCAACACCAGCGAGGCCAATTCGATCATCAACAACGGCTTCCCGCTCGGACCGGGCGATCAGGTGCTGCTCTGGACCGAAAATCACACGACCAATTACCTGGCGTGGGAAAAGCGGCAGGAACGTTTCGGGTTCGAGATCAAGCGGGTCGAGCTGCCTTGGAAGACGCCGCCCAGCAAGAGCGCGGTGGTGGAGTTTTTCCGCCGCCAGATCGAGCCCGGCAAGACGAAGCTCTTCACGTTTACTGAAGTTTCCAACGTCTCCGGCCTGAAGCTGCCCGCGAAGGAGCTTTGTGAGATGGCTCACGAGTTCGACGTTTTTGTCCACGTCGACGGCGCGCAGAGCTGGGGCGCGCTCGATCTGGACCTTGCCGACATGGGTTGCGACAGCTTTTCCGCCAGCGCGCACAAGTGGTTCTGCGGCCCCAAGGAGGTCGGCATTCTCTACGTGAAGAAGGAACACGCCCCGAAGATCTGGCAGTACAACTTCGGCTATGGGGCCGAGCCGGGGGCCACCGTCGACGCCACCGACGCCCGCCGTTTCGAGACCCTTGGCCAGCGCGACGACGCCGCCCTCGCCGGGATGGCCGAAGCGATCCGGCTCCACCGCGCCATCGGCAAGCGAGCGGTGCACGACCGGGTCGTGTTTTTGGCCGACCGCCTCAAGCAGGGCCTGTTGAAGAACGGCGCGAACCTCGTGACGCCCGAGAGCAGCGAATTCAGCCACGGTGTCGTGATCGTCGAGGTGCCGGAAGCCCGCCGTGCCGAGGTTGCCAATGCCATGTATGAGCAATACGGCATTGCCTGTGCGCCCACCGGTGGCCTTCGCATCTGCCCCCACATCTACAACACCGAAGCCCAGGTCGACCGCGCCATCGCCGGGGTCAAGGCGCTCGTGTAG
- a CDS encoding fucose isomerase, translating into MKEVLLVASGDLRLSANQQCWPEQAAMEQQLSDVVASLGYTIRRAHPYKAAEKHGFIASQREGMDVFASIDRDQPLIVAEAVWQYSHHVLAGLISHRGPILTVANWSGTWPGLVGMLNLNGSLTKAGVEYCTLWSEDFKNDKAFQENLERWLKKGKVKHDLSHTRPYKADGINADTVKVAEAIAQDLDRKKSIMGVFDEFCMGMYNAAIPDELLFRTGVYKERLSQSALFAAMQEVSDAEAEEAYRFIEERGFNFHYGEDPATELTREQVIEQCKMYIAACRIGDEFGCEAIGIQYQQGLKDLCAASDLVEGMLNSTERPPVKNAAGQIIKEGLPYPHFNEVDECAGLDAILTNRVHRALGQAPETTLHDLRWGDWDQSGTTDEYVWVFLISGAAPVEHHVGGWSGSHGFRQPPMFFRKGGASLQGVAKEGELIWSRVYIEENRLKMDIGRAKAINLPEAETQRRLNETTPQWPIMHAVLYGVNRDQMMAKHKANHLNVAYASDAAAADACLQAKAELARLLGIEVVLCGTRADGKAL; encoded by the coding sequence ATGAAAGAAGTTCTTCTCGTGGCCAGCGGCGACCTTCGCCTTTCGGCCAACCAACAGTGCTGGCCTGAACAGGCGGCCATGGAGCAACAACTGTCGGACGTAGTGGCCTCCCTGGGCTACACCATCCGCCGCGCCCACCCCTACAAGGCGGCAGAGAAGCATGGCTTTATCGCCAGCCAGCGCGAGGGTATGGACGTGTTTGCCTCCATCGACCGCGACCAGCCGCTGATCGTGGCCGAAGCCGTGTGGCAGTATTCGCACCACGTGCTGGCGGGCCTGATCTCCCACCGCGGGCCGATCCTCACGGTGGCCAACTGGTCGGGCACCTGGCCGGGCCTCGTCGGTATGCTCAACCTCAACGGCTCGCTGACCAAGGCGGGCGTCGAGTACTGCACGCTGTGGAGCGAGGACTTCAAGAACGACAAGGCTTTCCAGGAAAACCTCGAGCGCTGGCTGAAGAAGGGCAAGGTAAAGCACGACCTCAGCCACACCCGCCCCTACAAGGCCGACGGCATCAACGCCGACACGGTGAAGGTCGCCGAAGCCATCGCGCAGGACCTCGACCGCAAGAAGTCCATCATGGGCGTCTTCGACGAGTTTTGCATGGGCATGTATAACGCCGCCATCCCGGACGAGCTGCTCTTCCGCACGGGAGTCTACAAGGAGCGCCTGAGCCAGAGCGCCCTCTTTGCCGCCATGCAGGAGGTGTCCGACGCCGAGGCCGAGGAAGCCTACCGCTTTATCGAAGAACGCGGCTTCAACTTCCACTACGGCGAAGACCCGGCCACCGAGCTGACCCGCGAGCAGGTGATCGAGCAGTGCAAGATGTACATCGCCGCCTGCCGCATTGGTGACGAGTTTGGCTGCGAAGCCATCGGCATCCAGTATCAGCAGGGCCTGAAGGACCTCTGCGCCGCTTCCGACCTCGTCGAAGGTATGCTCAACAGCACGGAGCGCCCCCCGGTCAAGAATGCCGCCGGCCAGATCATCAAGGAAGGCCTGCCCTACCCCCACTTCAACGAAGTGGACGAGTGCGCCGGCCTCGACGCCATCCTGACCAACCGCGTGCACCGCGCGCTCGGCCAAGCCCCTGAAACGACCCTGCACGACCTGCGCTGGGGCGATTGGGACCAGTCGGGCACGACGGACGAATACGTGTGGGTGTTCCTGATCAGCGGCGCCGCCCCGGTCGAGCACCACGTAGGTGGATGGTCGGGCAGCCACGGCTTCCGCCAGCCCCCGATGTTCTTCCGCAAGGGCGGTGCGTCGCTGCAAGGCGTCGCCAAGGAAGGCGAACTCATCTGGAGCCGCGTCTACATCGAGGAAAACCGTCTCAAGATGGACATCGGCCGCGCCAAGGCGATCAACCTGCCCGAAGCCGAGACCCAGCGTCGCCTCAACGAGACCACCCCCCAGTGGCCGATCATGCACGCCGTGCTCTATGGCGTGAATCGCGACCAGATGATGGCCAAGCACAAGGCCAACCACCTCAACGTCGCCTACGCGTCCGATGCGGCCGCCGCCGACGCCTGCCTCCAGGCCAAGGCCGAGCTCGCCCGCCTGCTGGGCATCGAAGTCGTGCTCTGCGGCACCCGCGCCGACGGCAAGGCCCTGTAA
- the fucP gene encoding L-fucose:H+ symporter permease — translation MSDTPAKKLPVVPPQYIYPFILVTSLFALWGFANDFTNPLVRVFKEVFLISNAQSSLVQFAFYGGYFTMAIPAALIIRKVSYAWGIYIGLGLYALGALLTIPAATMMEFNLFLVGFYVLTFGLAFLETSANPYILSMGPPETATRRLSLAQAFNPAGSLTGMAVATFLILPNLQIAEFREAEVAANPEYATMLPSEVDGLVTQSMEAFAANEPAAHQQMVAHDLSVVIIPYVTIAVIVLGVLALFLFSKMPDAGDESEQISLGRLIKRLMTFHYLGGVLAQAFYVGAQIMCWTFIIHYGMILLGLSAAEAQGYNLIAMAIHLAGRFICTYLLKYVNPGKMLALLAIGALICTLGAIFAPGMAGLYFLIGISGCMSIMFPTIYGIALEGLTPNDAKLGSAGLIMAIVGGALMPPLMGRIIDGPDQNVLGIALESVRYSFFLPAVCFVMIALYGYLAQRMERRDPALA, via the coding sequence ATGAGCGATACCCCCGCGAAAAAGCTACCGGTCGTCCCGCCGCAGTACATCTACCCGTTCATCCTGGTCACCAGCCTGTTTGCCCTCTGGGGCTTTGCGAACGACTTCACCAACCCGCTGGTGCGGGTGTTCAAGGAAGTCTTCCTCATCAGCAATGCGCAGAGCAGTCTGGTGCAGTTCGCCTTCTACGGCGGCTACTTCACGATGGCGATCCCGGCGGCGCTGATCATCCGCAAGGTGTCTTACGCGTGGGGTATCTACATCGGCCTGGGGCTTTACGCCCTGGGCGCGCTGCTGACGATCCCGGCGGCGACGATGATGGAGTTCAACCTCTTCCTGGTCGGCTTTTACGTGCTGACGTTTGGTCTCGCCTTCCTCGAGACCAGCGCCAACCCCTACATCCTCTCGATGGGGCCGCCGGAAACGGCCACCCGTCGCCTCAGCCTCGCCCAGGCCTTCAACCCGGCGGGCTCGCTCACGGGCATGGCGGTCGCGACCTTCCTGATCTTGCCCAACCTGCAGATCGCCGAGTTTCGCGAAGCGGAAGTCGCCGCCAATCCGGAATACGCGACCATGCTGCCGTCGGAAGTCGACGGGCTGGTAACGCAGTCGATGGAAGCCTTTGCGGCGAATGAACCCGCCGCGCACCAGCAAATGGTGGCGCACGACCTTTCGGTGGTGATCATCCCGTATGTGACGATCGCCGTGATCGTGCTCGGCGTGCTGGCGCTCTTCCTCTTCTCGAAGATGCCGGACGCGGGCGACGAGAGCGAACAGATCAGCCTCGGGCGGTTGATCAAGCGCCTGATGACCTTCCACTACCTCGGGGGTGTTCTGGCGCAAGCCTTCTACGTGGGCGCGCAGATCATGTGTTGGACGTTCATCATCCACTACGGAATGATCCTGCTCGGCCTTTCTGCCGCCGAAGCACAGGGCTACAACCTCATCGCGATGGCGATTCACCTCGCGGGCCGCTTTATCTGCACCTACCTGCTGAAATACGTCAACCCCGGCAAGATGCTGGCGCTGCTGGCCATCGGCGCGCTGATCTGCACCCTCGGCGCGATCTTCGCCCCGGGTATGGCGGGCCTGTATTTCCTCATCGGCATCTCGGGCTGCATGTCGATCATGTTCCCCACGATCTATGGCATCGCGCTGGAGGGGCTGACCCCGAACGACGCCAAGCTGGGATCCGCCGGGCTGATCATGGCCATCGTGGGCGGCGCCTTGATGCCGCCCCTGATGGGCCGAATCATCGACGGGCCCGACCAGAACGTGCTGGGCATCGCGCTGGAATCCGTGCGCTATTCGTTCTTCCTTCCTGCCGTCTGCTTTGTCATGATCGCCCTCTACGGCTACCTCGCCCAACGCATGGAGCGTCGCGACCCGGCGCTCGCGTAG